From Deltaproteobacteria bacterium, the proteins below share one genomic window:
- the xth gene encoding exodeoxyribonuclease III, producing the protein MRIASWNVNGLRSVLGKGLLDWMAESDLDLVMLQEVKAKPDVLAEVGDFYKDLGFKSIGWAKAEKNGYSGLLTLSKMKDVAIREGLGIENFDREGRWLETDLGPYTFINSYFPNSQRDHARLPFKLEFCRAAQNRMERLLKLKRIPILGGDINVAHTEIDLANPKTNKDNAGFLPEEREWFSNFLDAGWSDAFRILETAGGHYTWWSYRPGVREKNIGWRLDHFFLPAFFKSQVNWVRQQPEVRGSDHCPVVISVPLSPNL; encoded by the coding sequence ATCAGGATTGCTTCGTGGAACGTCAATGGCCTGCGATCTGTCCTAGGAAAAGGACTTCTCGATTGGATGGCCGAGAGCGATTTAGACCTCGTCATGCTGCAAGAGGTGAAGGCTAAGCCAGATGTCCTAGCTGAAGTTGGCGACTTTTATAAGGATCTCGGATTTAAATCGATAGGGTGGGCCAAGGCCGAAAAAAATGGTTACAGCGGACTTTTAACTTTATCAAAGATGAAAGACGTAGCAATTCGCGAGGGACTGGGAATAGAAAATTTTGATCGAGAAGGCCGTTGGTTAGAAACAGACCTCGGGCCGTACACCTTCATCAATAGCTACTTCCCAAATTCTCAGCGCGATCACGCTCGCTTGCCATTTAAGCTTGAGTTCTGTCGGGCGGCACAGAATCGAATGGAGCGATTACTTAAGTTAAAGCGAATTCCGATATTAGGAGGCGACATCAATGTTGCGCACACGGAAATCGATTTAGCGAACCCTAAGACCAACAAAGACAATGCGGGTTTTTTACCGGAAGAGCGCGAGTGGTTCTCGAACTTCCTCGATGCTGGATGGTCGGATGCATTTCGAATTTTAGAAACGGCCGGCGGGCATTACACTTGGTGGAGCTACCGACCAGGTGTACGAGAAAAGAACATTGGTTGGCGACTAGATCACTTTTTCTTACCTGCCTTTTTCAAATCGCAGGTGAATTGGGTTCGTCAGCAGCCGGAGGTTCGTGGCTCTGATCACTGTCCGGTCGTGATCAGCGTCCCGCTTTCACCCAACCTGTAA
- a CDS encoding DUF502 domain-containing protein, whose translation MAPLFVRLNVLFFKGLLTLLPIALTVSLLIWIVGSLESTFGDVLTVMIPNRFYIPGLGLVLALLTILITGLLVENYLAGSLLRKFEESLKRAPVIRAIYSPLKDLADLFSRAQGPDRAQKVVFVKVSPTIELLGLVMRETFDDLPHVKMTGGSIAVFVPFSYGFGGYTVLVNPEAVRDAGLPAEKALQLAITGWVKAGR comes from the coding sequence TTGGCACCACTTTTTGTTCGACTCAATGTTTTGTTTTTCAAAGGTCTACTGACGCTTCTACCGATTGCGCTCACCGTTTCACTATTAATTTGGATTGTCGGAAGTCTCGAATCGACATTTGGCGATGTGCTGACCGTGATGATCCCCAACCGATTCTACATTCCTGGTCTCGGGCTGGTGCTAGCTCTGCTGACAATTCTGATCACTGGTTTGCTTGTGGAAAACTATCTCGCCGGCTCACTCTTAAGAAAGTTTGAAGAATCACTGAAGCGCGCACCTGTTATCCGCGCGATTTATTCGCCCTTGAAAGACCTAGCGGATCTCTTCAGCCGAGCTCAAGGCCCAGATCGCGCCCAAAAAGTGGTGTTTGTTAAAGTGAGTCCGACCATTGAACTTTTGGGACTCGTAATGCGTGAAACGTTTGATGATCTTCCGCATGTCAAAATGACCGGCGGAAGTATCGCGGTGTTTGTCCCGTTTAGCTACGGGTTTGGGGGATACACAGTTCTTGTTAACCCAGAGGCCGTTCGTGATGCTGGCCTACCGGCCGAGAAAGCCCTCCAGCTTGCGATTACAGGTTGGGTGAAAGCGGGACGCTGA
- a CDS encoding ribonucleotide-diphosphate reductase subunit beta, whose translation MLLSPGFNLTLRPMKYPVFFEMYKDAIKNTWTVDEVDFSKDTNDLANKLTPAERHLISRLVAFFATGDSIVGNNLVLNLYKHINAPEARLYLSRQLYEEALHVQFYLTLLDTYIPDHDERARAFAAIENIPSLKRKADFCFKWMDSINEMNKIETIQDRRRFLMNLICFATCVEGLFFFAAFAYVYFLRSKGLLDGLASGTNWVFRDESGHMNFAFKVIETARKEEPELFNDQMKDMVVAMLEEAVECEMQFADDILGGGIAGLSQTDMRQYLQFIADQRMMTLNIPPKFNVKNPFGFMELQDVQELTNFFERRVSAYQVGVSGQVSFDESF comes from the coding sequence ATGTTATTATCACCAGGATTCAATCTGACTCTTCGACCAATGAAGTATCCGGTTTTTTTCGAGATGTACAAAGATGCGATTAAGAACACATGGACCGTTGACGAAGTCGACTTCTCAAAAGACACCAATGATCTTGCGAACAAGCTTACGCCGGCCGAGCGCCATCTGATCAGCCGACTGGTGGCATTTTTTGCCACCGGCGATTCGATCGTGGGCAATAACCTTGTCTTAAATCTTTACAAACACATCAATGCACCAGAAGCACGACTCTACTTATCTCGGCAGCTTTATGAGGAAGCGCTGCATGTTCAGTTCTATCTCACGCTGCTGGACACCTACATCCCCGACCACGATGAACGCGCGCGAGCGTTTGCTGCGATCGAAAATATTCCGTCGCTCAAACGAAAGGCAGACTTTTGCTTCAAGTGGATGGATTCCATCAACGAGATGAATAAAATTGAAACGATTCAAGACCGACGCCGTTTCTTGATGAATTTGATTTGTTTTGCAACTTGCGTCGAGGGCCTCTTCTTCTTCGCGGCCTTTGCGTACGTTTACTTCCTTCGCTCGAAAGGACTTCTCGACGGCCTTGCATCGGGAACGAACTGGGTCTTTCGCGACGAAAGTGGCCATATGAATTTTGCGTTCAAGGTCATCGAGACTGCACGCAAAGAGGAACCAGAACTGTTCAATGATCAGATGAAAGACATGGTCGTTGCAATGCTCGAGGAAGCTGTCGAGTGCGAAATGCAATTTGCGGATGACATCTTAGGCGGCGGGATCGCCGGTCTTTCGCAAACCGACATGCGACAGTATCTGCAATTCATTGCCGATCAGCGCATGATGACCCTAAACATTCCGCCAAAGTTCAACGTGAAAAATCCGTTTGGTTTCATGGAGCTTCAGGATGTGCAAGAGTTAACAAATTTCTTCGAGCGCCGAGTGTCTGCTTACCAGGTCGGCGTTTCAGGCCAAGTCAGTTTCGACGAGTCCTTCTAA
- a CDS encoding ribonucleoside-diphosphate reductase subunit alpha, which translates to MEVTTSNNAAEKTSGNTATTAANSTVRTPPLNVGMTATHSMRVKKRDGRLEPVNVLKIVDRVTRLCGGLNEIDPHRVAIRAISGLYDGATTKELDDLCVQTASLLIGEEPQYSLLAARLLSTYIDEEVVSLGVRNFMESIEFGHSKGIVAKNVQEFVVRNREKLEAAINPARNTLFEYFGLRTIYDRYLLKDPKSRAVFETPQYFFMRVACGLSNSAEEAVELYELISRLDYMPSTPTLFNSGTLRPQMSSCYLLDSPQDDLNSIYAKYTDIALLSKFAGGIGVAYHRVRSRGSLIKGTNGHSNGIVPWLKTLDSSVAAVNQGGKRKGACCVYLESWHADIEEFLELRDNTGDEAKRTHNLNLANWVPDLFMARVESDQMWSLFDPKLVPHFTDLFGQEFEKAYLEAEEKGLFSRQVKARDLYGRMMKTLAQTGNGWMTFKDASNTKSNQTKLPGNVIHLSNLCTEILEVTSNNETAVCNLGSVNLGRHITEGAFDFEKLTKTVRTAVKFLDRVIDINYYPTKTAGDSNAKWRPVGLGVMGLQDAFFRLRLPFDSEAARSLSMRIQEEIYFYALETSCELAERFGAHTAFKDTRAAEGILQFDLWGIKPTDPARWNALRERIVKHGLRNSLLIAIAPTATIASIVGSYESIEPMVSNLFKRETLSGEFLQVNKYLIGELKALNLWNDRIRNEIKKSEGSIQSIMDIPADVREIYRTAWELPMKALIEMGAERGAFIDQSASLNLFMESPTIGKLSSMYMYAWKKGIKTTYYLRSRPATSIAKVTVTSDNAQASPTSNSSGLDASSTGTAAAQTTAHGIAPGSGQTAVPAALVTDAASKKVYSDSEAIACSLENPEACEACT; encoded by the coding sequence ATGGAAGTTACGACATCTAACAACGCTGCCGAAAAAACATCAGGAAACACCGCTACGACAGCAGCAAACAGCACTGTACGTACGCCACCATTGAACGTCGGAATGACCGCGACTCACTCGATGCGGGTTAAGAAACGCGATGGCCGCCTTGAGCCAGTCAACGTGTTGAAGATCGTCGACCGCGTAACTCGCCTGTGCGGTGGCTTAAACGAGATCGACCCACATCGTGTGGCGATTCGTGCGATTTCAGGTTTATATGATGGTGCCACAACAAAAGAGCTTGATGACCTCTGTGTACAAACGGCGTCTCTGCTAATTGGCGAAGAACCCCAGTACTCGCTCCTCGCCGCGCGTCTTTTGTCGACTTACATTGATGAAGAGGTCGTTTCACTTGGCGTTCGCAACTTCATGGAATCGATCGAGTTTGGGCACTCCAAAGGGATCGTTGCCAAAAACGTACAGGAGTTTGTAGTTAGAAACCGCGAAAAGCTGGAAGCCGCCATCAATCCAGCGCGAAACACTCTGTTCGAGTATTTTGGTTTACGCACAATTTACGATCGCTACCTCTTGAAAGATCCAAAGAGCCGCGCTGTCTTTGAAACACCTCAGTACTTCTTTATGCGTGTCGCGTGCGGCCTTTCCAATTCTGCCGAGGAGGCTGTCGAACTCTACGAACTCATATCGCGGCTCGATTACATGCCTTCCACCCCAACACTTTTCAATTCGGGAACTCTGCGCCCTCAAATGTCGAGCTGTTATCTTTTGGATTCGCCCCAAGATGACCTGAATTCAATCTATGCGAAATACACGGATATCGCTTTGCTTTCCAAGTTTGCTGGCGGAATCGGTGTTGCGTATCACCGGGTAAGATCGCGTGGCTCGCTGATCAAAGGCACAAACGGCCACTCTAACGGGATCGTTCCCTGGTTAAAAACACTCGATTCGTCGGTCGCTGCAGTTAATCAAGGCGGAAAGCGAAAGGGCGCTTGCTGCGTTTACCTTGAGAGCTGGCACGCAGACATCGAAGAATTCCTTGAATTGCGTGATAACACAGGTGACGAGGCGAAAAGAACGCACAATTTGAACTTGGCAAACTGGGTTCCAGATTTATTCATGGCGCGGGTTGAATCCGATCAGATGTGGTCGCTCTTTGATCCCAAGCTAGTGCCGCATTTCACAGATCTCTTCGGACAAGAGTTCGAAAAGGCCTACCTTGAGGCCGAGGAAAAAGGCCTTTTCAGTCGCCAAGTGAAAGCGCGCGATCTGTACGGCCGAATGATGAAAACCTTAGCCCAAACCGGCAACGGCTGGATGACGTTCAAGGATGCTTCGAACACAAAATCAAATCAAACTAAGCTTCCTGGAAACGTGATTCATTTGTCGAATCTCTGCACTGAGATTCTTGAAGTAACTTCGAACAATGAAACGGCCGTTTGTAACCTCGGGTCGGTCAATCTTGGGCGGCACATTACAGAGGGCGCGTTTGATTTCGAAAAACTGACGAAAACTGTTAGAACGGCGGTCAAATTTCTCGATCGCGTGATCGACATCAATTACTACCCCACGAAAACAGCAGGCGATTCGAACGCGAAATGGCGACCGGTTGGCCTTGGTGTCATGGGACTTCAAGACGCTTTCTTCCGTTTGAGATTGCCGTTTGATTCGGAAGCCGCTCGGTCACTTTCAATGCGCATTCAAGAAGAGATTTACTTCTATGCGCTGGAAACAAGCTGCGAACTTGCAGAGAGATTTGGCGCCCACACCGCGTTTAAAGACACGCGCGCCGCCGAAGGCATCTTGCAGTTCGACCTTTGGGGCATCAAGCCAACAGACCCGGCACGCTGGAATGCTCTTCGCGAGCGCATTGTGAAGCATGGCCTTCGCAATTCGCTTCTGATTGCCATTGCGCCAACAGCGACCATTGCTTCCATTGTCGGATCTTATGAATCTATCGAGCCGATGGTTTCAAATCTGTTCAAGCGTGAAACGTTATCTGGTGAGTTCCTGCAGGTGAACAAGTACCTGATCGGCGAATTGAAGGCGCTAAATCTTTGGAATGATCGAATTCGCAACGAGATCAAAAAGTCCGAGGGCTCTATTCAATCAATCATGGATATTCCGGCAGACGTTCGCGAAATCTATCGAACGGCATGGGAACTTCCAATGAAAGCGTTAATCGAGATGGGTGCCGAGCGAGGCGCATTCATCGACCAGAGCGCCTCACTGAATTTATTTATGGAGAGTCCAACGATCGGGAAACTTTCGTCGATGTACATGTATGCATGGAAAAAGGGCATTAAAACGACCTACTATTTGCGTTCCCGACCGGCTACTTCGATTGCGAAAGTCACCGTCACTTCTGACAACGCGCAAGCGTCGCCAACATCAAACTCGTCAGGGCTTGATGCTAGTAGCACCGGCACAGCGGCCGCACAAACGACCGCTCATGGGATTGCGCCTGGATCTGGGCAGACAGCTGTTCCAGCGGCATTGGTCACGGACGCAGCTAGTAAAAAAGTTTACTCCGATTCAGAAGCAATCGCCTGCTCTTTGGAAAATCCAGAGGCGTGCGAAGCTTGCACGTAG
- the corA gene encoding magnesium/cobalt transporter CorA — protein MGKSSNSRSKIRLATLKSVNKATRPWRIFERINPEKLGTPPGTPIHVGAKPSFIPFITAARFSEHSVTEWIHLGLDQLPGILEERESSVVWVDVEGVHDVSLVSQVGNLLGLHALTSEDLVNCHLRPQFESYPGYFFFALKMIYLAPEDPARPTAPRTLISEHVSLVLKGRTLCTFQEKPGDTFGRIRDRIRTKTGKVRSRGADHLLYTLLDAVVDGYLQVVDHLAEQIEVLEDEMRSPSSKGPRDSHLTRIYQIKREILWLRKTIYPVRDLLSKVQVEESVFQENTKLYLRDLSQHITQVTDSLSLSMEMIAVLVDTWHSLTNQKMNAIMKTLTMISTVFLPLNFIAGVYGMNFRFMPELENEYGYPLVLAAMGGVGLAIIGFFISQGWLWEKREKP, from the coding sequence ATGGGAAAGTCATCCAACTCTAGGTCGAAAATTCGATTGGCAACTTTGAAGTCGGTCAACAAAGCGACCAGGCCTTGGCGAATTTTCGAACGAATCAATCCAGAAAAGCTCGGCACTCCCCCCGGAACACCGATTCATGTGGGGGCCAAGCCAAGCTTTATTCCTTTTATTACAGCTGCCCGTTTTTCCGAACATTCGGTGACCGAATGGATTCATTTGGGGCTCGATCAGCTGCCTGGGATTCTCGAAGAGCGCGAAAGTTCGGTCGTCTGGGTGGACGTCGAAGGTGTTCACGACGTCTCACTCGTGTCGCAGGTCGGAAACCTTCTGGGTTTACATGCACTCACGTCAGAAGACCTTGTGAACTGCCACCTGCGCCCGCAGTTTGAATCTTATCCCGGGTATTTCTTCTTCGCTCTAAAAATGATCTACCTTGCCCCCGAAGATCCCGCGCGCCCGACCGCCCCTCGAACTTTAATTTCGGAGCACGTAAGCCTTGTTCTCAAAGGTCGAACTCTTTGTACTTTTCAGGAGAAGCCCGGCGACACCTTTGGTCGGATTCGCGACCGGATTCGAACCAAAACTGGAAAAGTAAGAAGTCGCGGTGCCGACCACTTGCTCTACACACTTCTTGATGCCGTCGTAGATGGTTACCTTCAAGTCGTTGATCATCTAGCTGAACAAATTGAGGTGCTCGAGGATGAGATGCGATCGCCATCTTCTAAAGGCCCTCGAGACTCTCACCTGACCCGGATTTATCAAATCAAACGCGAGATACTTTGGTTGCGAAAAACCATTTACCCGGTCCGAGATTTGCTGAGCAAGGTTCAAGTCGAGGAATCGGTTTTTCAAGAGAATACGAAGCTTTACTTGAGAGACCTTTCTCAACACATTACCCAAGTCACCGACTCGCTTTCATTGTCGATGGAAATGATAGCGGTTTTGGTCGATACCTGGCACTCGCTAACCAATCAAAAGATGAACGCGATCATGAAGACACTGACAATGATCTCCACTGTTTTCCTTCCCCTTAATTTTATCGCCGGGGTTTACGGAATGAACTTTCGCTTCATGCCGGAACTGGAAAATGAATATGGATACCCCCTCGTCTTGGCTGCAATGGGAGGAGTCGGATTGGCGATCATCGGATTCTTCATTTCACAAGGGTGGTTGTGGGAAAAGCGGGAAAAGCCCTAA
- a CDS encoding DUF4123 domain-containing protein yields the protein MGAPGLKSNTDPAEDPLLYGDGRKWGELIRESRERLTKFAMAGKLFALVDPFFENFAFEPNRKLEIRDTDPQFFEIIAWDRVTYEPPKLVQVPLEGLSILLDGLSTERWGVFVVSRFSLNELADHLQRFVIAKGPDQNPYFLRFHDASVLGVLLETWNADAKAKFFGPIDMFGLPDLQDMSIQLVESPVGSRSRKSVRPEACLLDLGNRQLEQCGQAIERDLIKVIYWHLRNYHAKVVQHVDRDLLQHRIAVSITRGRGYGLQTISDLAGFAALMFELAPNFDEHPAFKKILCDQQILPELKLRRLSQTISEKDWREAMSRYDRGFWRAPHLVKKP from the coding sequence ATGGGTGCACCCGGGCTAAAATCGAATACTGATCCTGCAGAGGACCCTCTGTTATACGGCGACGGCCGCAAGTGGGGCGAGTTGATCAGAGAGTCCCGCGAGCGTCTGACCAAATTTGCTATGGCCGGGAAGCTCTTTGCGCTGGTTGATCCATTTTTCGAAAATTTCGCCTTCGAACCAAATCGAAAACTTGAAATCCGCGACACCGATCCACAGTTTTTCGAGATCATTGCGTGGGATCGGGTTACTTACGAGCCGCCCAAATTGGTTCAAGTTCCCCTTGAGGGATTGTCGATTTTGTTAGACGGCTTATCAACCGAGCGTTGGGGCGTGTTCGTGGTTTCTCGGTTTTCCCTCAATGAATTAGCGGATCACCTGCAGCGCTTTGTCATCGCAAAAGGACCGGATCAAAACCCTTACTTCCTACGATTTCACGATGCGTCGGTTCTCGGCGTTCTGCTTGAAACTTGGAATGCTGATGCAAAGGCGAAGTTCTTTGGTCCGATCGACATGTTTGGCCTTCCAGACCTTCAGGACATGAGCATTCAATTGGTCGAATCGCCAGTTGGTTCAAGATCAAGAAAATCAGTTCGTCCTGAGGCGTGTCTTTTGGATCTAGGCAATCGCCAACTTGAGCAATGTGGTCAAGCGATTGAACGAGATTTGATTAAGGTCATTTACTGGCACCTGAGAAACTACCACGCAAAAGTTGTTCAGCACGTCGACAGGGATCTTTTGCAGCATAGAATTGCGGTTTCTATCACCCGAGGTCGCGGCTATGGCTTGCAAACAATTTCCGACCTGGCTGGATTTGCAGCGTTGATGTTTGAGCTTGCACCTAATTTTGACGAGCATCCGGCTTTTAAAAAGATTCTCTGCGATCAACAGATCCTGCCAGAACTGAAACTGCGCCGCTTATCGCAGACGATTTCTGAAAAAGACTGGCGGGAGGCGATGAGTCGTTATGACCGTGGATTCTGGCGTGCGCCCCATCTGGTAAAGAAGCCGTAG
- a CDS encoding alpha/beta fold hydrolase → MNNNSALNQWLIRLDKSFDRIARNPELLAVAASGINMLANNRVFSRQLKNHFKNKIKNETQESPFRDSSSVRLLEAAEKAFSKRSGTKGSHRLLLLEATPHKVIYREGSLKLKLYDSWETPPRGQVVIFPSLINRPYILDLGRGRSLIQYLVKSGFEVALFDWGSPTRREQELGLNSLLQERLPRALKILDAFSATNDQVRQPRTLLGHCLGGNLALLFAEQAPKAFDKLVLLTTPIDTEKSDALLTTWFQTPNWDPHLFAKSVDFIPWSALQASFQLQRPTLTPRRWIQFLSRLSEKEFRESWLQMEIWSNDSVSFPRQIFQDLLIPIYRENSMMRTSTLKLPIFSLAAMDDHIVPIESARGIKNSHPACEHRFFEAKGGHIGAVLSSRTRKEIWPELLKFMN, encoded by the coding sequence GTGAACAACAACAGCGCTCTCAATCAATGGCTGATTCGCCTCGACAAATCTTTCGATCGAATCGCAAGAAACCCCGAGCTTCTGGCTGTCGCAGCCTCGGGCATTAATATGCTAGCGAACAATCGCGTTTTTTCGCGGCAGTTAAAAAACCACTTTAAAAACAAAATTAAAAATGAAACCCAAGAGTCGCCGTTTCGTGATTCCAGTTCGGTGCGCCTATTAGAGGCCGCAGAAAAGGCGTTCTCTAAACGCTCTGGAACCAAGGGAAGTCATCGCTTACTTCTTCTCGAAGCGACGCCACACAAAGTCATCTACCGCGAAGGCTCGCTGAAGCTTAAGCTTTATGACAGCTGGGAAACACCTCCCCGGGGACAAGTCGTTATTTTTCCCTCACTGATCAATCGACCTTATATTTTGGATCTCGGTCGCGGCAGAAGTTTGATCCAGTATTTGGTGAAGTCAGGTTTTGAAGTCGCACTTTTTGACTGGGGAAGTCCCACCCGTCGAGAGCAAGAACTAGGCCTCAATTCGCTGCTTCAAGAGCGACTCCCTCGTGCGCTAAAAATTCTCGATGCATTTAGCGCGACCAACGATCAGGTGCGGCAACCGCGAACGCTTCTTGGCCACTGCCTCGGTGGAAATTTGGCTCTGCTGTTTGCCGAACAGGCGCCGAAAGCCTTCGACAAACTTGTCCTTCTCACGACTCCGATCGATACGGAAAAAAGCGACGCGCTATTGACGACGTGGTTTCAAACGCCCAACTGGGATCCCCATCTTTTTGCTAAGAGCGTCGACTTCATTCCGTGGTCAGCGCTACAGGCAAGCTTCCAATTGCAACGTCCGACTCTGACACCACGGCGCTGGATTCAATTCTTATCGCGATTGAGTGAAAAAGAGTTTCGCGAATCATGGCTACAGATGGAGATTTGGTCCAACGATTCGGTATCGTTCCCACGTCAAATTTTTCAAGACCTCTTGATTCCAATTTACCGAGAAAATTCGATGATGAGAACATCCACTTTGAAGCTTCCGATTTTTTCTTTGGCCGCAATGGACGACCATATCGTTCCCATCGAATCAGCTCGGGGCATTAAAAACTCTCATCCCGCCTGCGAGCATCGTTTTTTCGAAGCAAAGGGCGGACACATTGGAGCCGTGCTCTCGAGCCGGACTCGAAAAGAGATTTGGCCGGAACTTTTAAAATTTATGAATTAA
- a CDS encoding HD-GYP domain-containing protein, whose protein sequence is MAYDIPDWSVEVAQNIMAKVKLKDVETFDHCVRVSRMAKLLSRAVGLNEFDARIVEYAGLFHDIGKVGVPDEILLKPAKLTDEEYQIMKSHPVLSVKILEPVSHLEFFGKTLPGVRYHHERFDGRGYPDGVKGEDIPLASRIILVVDTFDAMTWSRPYRRGLSAEVAYKELVDFAGRQFDPKLVEIFKSVHPRWSMRDLKVFSEVNNGVLSKLNPSPVVHSTEAAS, encoded by the coding sequence ATGGCATACGATATCCCGGATTGGTCAGTTGAAGTCGCACAAAATATCATGGCGAAGGTCAAGCTGAAGGACGTTGAGACTTTTGACCATTGCGTTCGCGTTTCGAGAATGGCGAAACTTCTTTCAAGGGCCGTCGGCTTAAACGAATTTGATGCCCGAATTGTTGAATACGCTGGTCTCTTTCACGATATCGGCAAAGTCGGTGTTCCAGACGAAATCCTTCTGAAACCAGCAAAGTTGACCGACGAAGAATATCAAATCATGAAATCTCATCCCGTACTTTCTGTGAAAATCCTAGAGCCAGTGTCTCATCTCGAGTTCTTCGGGAAAACGCTACCTGGCGTTCGTTATCATCATGAGCGCTTCGATGGGCGAGGATATCCAGATGGCGTGAAAGGCGAGGATATTCCGTTGGCGAGCCGAATAATTCTCGTGGTCGATACTTTTGATGCGATGACTTGGAGTCGACCTTACCGCCGAGGACTGTCAGCCGAGGTCGCCTACAAAGAACTTGTGGACTTCGCTGGAAGGCAATTCGATCCGAAGCTCGTGGAAATCTTTAAGTCGGTTCATCCCCGCTGGTCGATGCGTGATTTAAAAGTTTTCTCTGAGGTCAATAACGGGGTCCTTTCGAAACTGAATCCTAGCCCAGTTGTCCACTCGACCGAGGCTGCGTCCTAA